One Dysidea avara chromosome 7, odDysAvar1.4, whole genome shotgun sequence genomic region harbors:
- the LOC136261262 gene encoding uncharacterized protein, with protein MGDILCKRKQPCQVNTIQPSTVAVVSRSLGTPLHIISTGDFPHVTAALSLNEGVLNKDAHLVAWSSNSQGDQFFNADQNHFYLAVSKNHNIVALPEDVSDEGYIYRFKQEDIDGVQDLRYYVESDGKKYYMMVQPNGDITTLKCNRIQLGSAVDIQCRFRLVV; from the exons ATGGGAGACATATTATGTAAAAGGAAACAACCATGTCAGGTAAATACAATACAGCCATCCACAGTGGCTGTAGTCAGTCGCTCACTTGGTACTCCACTTCACATCATATCAACAGGAGACTTTCCACATGTCACAGCTGCTCTATCACTTA ATGAAGGAGTACTAAATAAAGATGCACATCTTGTTGCATGGAGTTCTAACAGTCAAGGGGACCAGTTCTTTAATGCAGATCAAAATCATTTTTACCTTGCTGTTAGCAAAAATCACAACATTGTAGCATTACCAGAGGACGTATCTGATGAG GGATACATATATAGATTCAAACAAGAGGATATTGATGGTGTACAAGATTTACGGTACTATGTGGAGTCTGATGGGAAGAAGTACTACATGATGGTTCAACCAAATGGAGACATAACTACTCTGAAGTGTAACAGAATTCAACTTGGTTCAGCTGTTGATATCCAGTGCAGATTCAGACTGGTGGTGTGA